One genomic region from Bombus terrestris chromosome 15, iyBomTerr1.2, whole genome shotgun sequence encodes:
- the LOC100647317 gene encoding uncharacterized protein LOC100647317: MDIKRSQCSKCDGDVIVDTGRYPKCSSKGPKILKMLNTPGSKTKQEPTEVPLKSVETNYVTQIVSSGIRPDNVYETKILLGPEVDLSSIKINVKGNNLRINMIKPLEEQLTKQLPDISERSIFGNLIKRMMKHCENLLIPEGIDNAKVRAVVDNAEMKTEGLKIGTATLATENMLNIKLHSSEELSNVRNINFLIPPEANAKEVSIEICNNTIFMRAPVKKKHI; encoded by the exons ATGGATATAAAGAGAAGTCAATGTTCAAAGTGTGACGGAGATGTAATAGTTGATACTGGACGCTATCCCAAGTGTTCCTCAAAAGGTCCCAAAATCCTCAAAATGTTGAATACTCCCGGAAGCAAAACTAAGCAAGAACCGACCGAGGTTCCCTTGAAATCGGTGGAAACCAACTATGTAACGCAAATCGTGTCCAGTGGTATTCGACCAGACAACGTTTACGAG ACGAAAATACTATTGGGACCAGAGGTAGATCTGTCTTCTattaaaataaacgtaaaaggGAACAATCTCCGTATAAACATGATCAAGCCTTTGGAAGAGCAATTAACAAAACAGTTACCAGATATCAGCGAAAGATCAATTTTTGGCAACTTAATCAAGAGAATGATGAAGCATTGCGAGAATTTACTAATACCGGAAGGTATCGACAACGCTAAAGTTCGAGCCGTTGTGGACAAC GCAGAAATGAAGACGGAGGGATTAAAAATAGGAACAGCTACTTTGGCAACTGAGAATATGTTAAACATAAAATTGCATAGTTCAGAAGAACTATCGAATGTTAGGAATATAAACTTCTTAATACCGCCTGAAGCAAATGCGAAGGAAGTGTCGATCGAAATATGTAACAACACGATTTTTATGCGAGCTCCTGTTAAGAagaaacatatataa